The genome window TTTTAAGTTGTTGGTAAATAATGATCAAAGAGGCAACTCTGCATCATCCTGCAAGGGACAAAAAAAGAGAAAACCTCAAACAACTTCCTGAAGTCTCCTCTGTGCGGCTGTGAACAGTCTTGCTCTGAATGAAGAGGAAGAATTGCAATCTGTTGTATAATAAAATATTGTCTTCTACAATTATATACGCAAATATATACTGCAAATATAGAAAGATAACCCCGTACATGCAAGTATCTTGCCCGTATTTTATCCACCTTTAACATTCCTTGTCAGGTTTTTACGGTTGCTGCCCGATAAGACCAAAACAAGCATACGCTACAAAGCGGAATCACTTTCAAGTCCAGCCCAGTTCATCAGGACATGAATGGTTTGGGCTTGAACTGACAGCCGACAGGTATCTGACAAACACTTGTTCTCAACTACAACTGTCTGACAACACCACACCTGGCAGGCAGCAATACTGGTTCATCCGTTAAATGCGTGGATGCTTTTCGTATAGCTTTAACGGAAGAAGCGAAGTTGTGCGTTAAACAAAGCAGACAGCCAAGACCGTCTTGGCTGCCTGCTTTATTATCATCCTCCGATGCAGAAAACCTTTTCATGTCAATACTTTGAAAAGGCAGACAACGTCTTGAAAAATCATGACATAATTTCAGATAAAATACCTACAGATAAAGGCAAGAACACGTGTAAAAAGCAAGTTTGCAACCGGCAGTAAATCAGTTAGTTATAAAGCTGTGCAAGAAAAGGTGCTTAATTGGACTTCAAAAGGGCGTCAGTTAGACCTCAAAAGGGCATCTATTGCAAGCCAATTGGGCGTCTTTTCAAAGCCAAGAGACCATGTATTGGTTTTGAGTAGCATGAAAATAGTTTACAAACGTTGAGTGATATGGGAAAAAGTTGTTTGTAGGAGACGGAAAGACATGGTATCTGTTTGCCTTTTCTGTATTTTAATTTTGTGCTTTATCCTCCTTTGTGAGACCGTCCGACCTTGGACAGTCATACCATACAGGTGTATAAGCCTTTGTTCAGTTTCCTATCTACGTATTTAACGGGAGAGCCTTATAAAGGCAGGCAGCCATGTTGACCTGGACTTTGACCACCAGTTTATTCCAGCTTACAAGTTCGACGCAAAGTATTCCTACAGGCAGGACCATGGTTAATTCCCGGGCTGGGCTTCCATCGGGGCCATCATAGTCGGAGGTGAGAACCGTGACGGAAACACCAATGTGAATAACTGGAACATATGCTCTTTTCCCTCATGGCTGAGAACATGGCTTTCATGATGGTTACCGCCATGCTGAAGAACATCTATCTCTATCTCGTCCGCCATATCAGCGAAAAGGTCAAACCGTTGAAAAAGACAAGCAGGCTGAAAGCCTTTATCCTGCATTTTGTCAGCATGCCGGCAAAATGGGTGAGAACAGGAAGGCGGAACGTTCTGAACCTGTATACAAATAAAGCATACTATTCTGAAGTATTCCTTGAATAAGCAGCATTTCTTTGTGGTTTTTCATACTTCCCCATTGGTTTGGGTGGGGGACTTCATGCCTATGCAAGAACCAAGAAGCCCCGAAAAACCTCATATCAACATATAGAACCCCCAAAAAGACATCTCAACATATAAAATCGCCTCACAAGGAAAAACGCTGCGGAATTGAGGTAATACTATTATTTGAACCGCCTCCCTTTCCAGTGAAACCGTTGTCCCTTTCCTTGTGGGTCAGCATTGCTGAGCACAATTGCCATCTGTGTCTCGGCTAATGGCATACGAACCTTCGCTTGGCAATGCCTTAATCGTGGCAGGTATAGCCTTGAAGCGGTTTTTATAATAGCTTCCTTGGCTCACCTCGTGTGTTATTTCGATAATAACAAAGTTACCTAAACTCTCCTTAGATATATTTCCTATACGCTCCAAGAACGAGCTGTAAAGACTTACGACTGAGACTATACGTAGGGTGGGAACCTGACTCTCAGCTGTGATGTAACGTGTATCGGCAGTCTCAGCTGCTTGCTTACGTCCCATGTAATTAATGAGTTCTGTCTCATTGCTTATGCGTGGTAGTACATGCTGTCGTGCAGGTTCTGAGAACAATCCGAGTGATGCACGGAAAGCATCCCCCGAGAGTTTGTCATGACCAATAGCAATGTCAGAGATATGTACTTTTATCAATATATTATTTTCATTATAGCCTTGACAAATTGGAACTTTTTACCACAGACAACATACTCTGGTTTTTCTCCGATTTTCAAAGTGTCATTAAGACTGCCCGTAAAACTGTTTGTATTCCTTAATATTATATTCCTTTTCTTGAAGTCTAATGAGGTGTATTCTGGAACACAATCAGAAAAGCATGCAGGTGTAATATAAGCTCGCTGTGTCAAATAGTTGAAAAACAAAAAGCTGTTCCCATCAGCAGCTGCATTATAAATAGCATAAACTCCAATTTTCTCCTGTCGTTTCTTCCCTCTGATATTCTTCACAAAGTCAATGGAACTTCCATCTTCACAATGTAACTCTAGGAGCACATTGTTTTGACCATTATGTGATAAAATTAGTCTATTCATACAGCATGTGTCATTTTCCATCTCTGTTATGATTAGACTATCCTGCCGAATATTATTCTTAAAGGTATCAGAATAATAGGATTGACTACAGGAAAGTAGTATATAGGATGCAAAAAATAAAAGCATTTTTTTCATAGGATACAGTCCATTTTCGTCTTTTTATTATTCTTATCTACCTTATACACTCCTAAAGAACTTTGCATTTTACTCTTAGGATCCTGTGAATAGAATTTAGTCAATACTATATTGTTGGGAGATAGTCTTCCGTCCAGACCTTTCCCTAATATTGCTGCTGTTCTGCACTCAAAATGTAAATGCTGGTCAAGTCCTCTAAAAGTCTTGGCATTTCCTGTGATTCCGGTCTTCCCTATAGTGTCACCTTTCTCCACAGGATCTCTCTTCTTCACATAAATTTGTGACAAATGAGCATAAAAAGCATAATAATTGCTATTATCTATTTTTATAATAATTTGCTTACCATAATCGCCCAAAGGAGGGTCTACGATACAGACCACTTCACCATTAGCAACTGCATAAACTTCTGTCCCTTCTAAGGCGTAATAATCAAAACCTTGATGGTTTTTTGTATTGTTGTTTCTTACTGTACCAAAAAGGTTGCTTGCCCGATTTCTTCTTATCTGCATATATGAGAGTGGGTCGCCAAAATCCACATGAGGTGTTTCTTTAAGCCTGGGAGTCCCTATAAAACCTTCTGCTGCTATTGTTATATAATCCATAATTCCTTTTTATTTTGTATAATTAGTTCCAATTATTTCTTATCAGAACTTATCATAAAATTATCTATAAAAATAGTATTCTCATTTATTACCTTACCATTATATGGTTTTTCTTGTCCTCTTCCATCTTTAATGATTAAATGCACTTCTTCCCCTACATAAACATTTCGAGCTTTTATATACAGCCCAACAATAGTGTTCAACGGTATGTCTCTTCTAACCTCATCCCCATCAATCCAATAAGCATCTTCAAGTACTTTACGTTTATCTAAAGGGTTAACGACATCTAAGGTTGCTGTTTGTCCACTATGCACAATTTTTAGCTTTTCCCCACTAATTAGACATGGAATCGTCGACTTAACCAAAAGAGCATTGTGGTTGCCAATGATTGTCTCAGAAAAGTCCTGCCACTGACCAAGCTTGATGACAGACTTGCAAGATGGTTTGTTATTTCCCCACTTGGGATGGGTGCAAAGTCCTGTAAAACCGAAATTCACCTGACCATTATTATCTCCTACAGTTGCCCATGGTTTGTCTTGTAGCATAACACTCTCTGTTGTAACCCTAATTGGTGCAACGGGTGAACTACAGTACTTGCATTGGACTTTTCCCCCATCACAAACATATTTCACATCTTCATTAGGGTCTTGCCATTTTCGCTTCTTCTCCTCCTGTTGCATGTCATCCACTGAAGCAGTAGCCATTATAGATGATTTATTCACTTTACGCTCCATAAATTATTGTTCCACTTGTTTAGTTAATTCGTATTTCCAATATACATTGATATCTTCTTTAGTGTAATCAATTTCTAATTGTGTCCAATCTGGGAAGAAACTATTCATAGGGACTTGTACTCGTCCGTAGTATTTGTTTATTCTACAGTTGGTTGACTCATTTATGTTCTCTCCCACAATAGAAAAACAACGTTTATCATCCATATCTTGTTCATGAAACAATCTCTCCTCAAATATGATATCATCAAAATCAGATAACATCACATTCCGTATCCTGCTCCATCCGATGGGTGTTTCATGTGGAATGCCAAATAAGATCAATCCGTAATAGAAATAATTATTCATGGGCATGTTATGTTCTTCGGAGGATTCCGTTATATTATTTATTCTCATTAGGTAATCATCTACAAAGAAGCCTTTGTAATCGGACAGCAGCAAAGAGCGTATAGACTCCCACTGTCTTAACAAAGCTAGTTTATTTTTTACCCCAATACCCCCAAAATTATCTATACTAACTTGTACTCCGTCATATCGGTAGGCACATCTTCGTAAAAAATCAGTGGATTTTATCAAAGATTTATCTAAACTTATAAAGACATCATTTATATTTGTTTCGTATAAATCTTTTACTTCCATTTCATTAAAATGGGACTTCTTTTGTTTAAAGGTTAATGTGCATTCTGTAGAAAAAAAACTTTCCTGTGGTGAGTCATTTAAATAGTCTACAGATAAATGTATCTTTATTAAATAGAGAAGTTTGTCATCTATATTCATTCTAAAAAATATTTGCTGGATGATTCAAGAACTTATCATTACAGTCATAAAGGAATATGATAATACCAAAGACATGAAACACTGACTTTCTATCTTATTTACTTCTACTACATACACATTGCTTTAAAGGTGAATATCTACTGTGTGAAAAGTTTTCTATTGTAATTAAGAAATTTAATGATGAACTCATTGTAAAAGTTTACCAAAAGTCTTCTGCCTCATAAGGTTTAGCCTCATTAATATTGGACTCCCAATTTTCTGTTAGGAAAGGATAAACCAATATGTTTTTACTAACTAATTTCCCATCCTTATCAAGCTGTTCTTTGTCATAAACAGAAGCCTTAGGAATATATATCTTTAATTGGTCAGTCTCATAAGGTGCACCTAATGATAGCAGATAAACATCTTCTTCTAATATTTCTCCATCATGGAGTAGTGTAAACTGATATACTGTATGCGACTTTAAGAAATCTATAGACAACTTGCTTATTTTATCCGATTCCTTGTACTTTGGGTAATTCTTATGTATCCATCCTGGAAGATGCTGCTGGATAAACTGCCAATCCTTTTCTGTAAGGAGACGAGGCTGCGGATTCCAGAGTTTATATTTTCCTATGATTCTATACCCTTTTTCTAACCAACCTTCTACACGTATCGGTCCCATTCCATTTGTACATAAATATTTTGGTTTCATTAAATTCCAAGTTAAAATAGTAACAAGAAAAGCACAACATATAAACAAAAAAAGATGTACCTTTCGGGGTAATTTATATAAATACTTCATAGCTTATAAAATCTCCAAAATTTGCTAGAAACATTTCTTGGAGTTCTTGCAGCTCTTACGGGATGAAAGGCTCCTGTTAAACGAAAACTAGCATTGTCTACTATAATATTTTTCTTTTTATCTCTCTCTTCATTCAGCTTTTGATATCTGTCCCTTTCCGTGCGAGTCAACTGCCTCGTTTGTGTGATATGATCGTATTTTGATGCTTTTCTACTTCTTTTCTTATTTAGGAGAGCAGCATCACATGCATCAAGGAAGTCATACTCGTCAGTGGTAAACAGTGTGTCACTGTACTCTGTTCTTCTCAGATAAGCATAAACCGTAACATTCAAGATTACAGAAATTCTAGAAGCTAAACTTTCCAAGAGTAATAATGGCAACTCTATTATGTATTGTTCTCCTCTGTCGAAAGACGTTTTTCCTTCTTTCTTAATAATTCTGTCTTGGTCTATATCTGGATTCCCTAATCCTGTTCTACAAGCATAGCTCTTCACTACAGCCTCTTTGACAAAAGATTCTTTTTTTATTTTTTTAAAAAAGTTTTCGTCTATAGGTGTACCTTTACGTAATTTCATCCAAGGTAGAATTTCTTTTACGACTCCATGCGCATAAAAATAGAGAGTTTCTATCTTTTGTTTTTTGGCAGACAAGCTATTAATATATGAGACTATATCATCAAGAGAGGAAATCATATGACAATCTAGCACTATCTTTTCCCCTGCTTTATTAGTTATACCTGTAACTGTTTTTTCTATATGGTCTAATTGACTTGCTGTATATCCTTCTGAACAAAGCAAAACGATCCACTTATATATTAGACCTAATCTGATTGTCCTGATAGCCTGATGAACAAACATAAGTTTACTGTTCCTACCGACACCTGCTACTGGATTCAACCCCAACGGATCTACATTTCTCC of Prevotella fusca JCM 17724 contains these proteins:
- a CDS encoding M23 family metallopeptidase yields the protein MDYITIAAEGFIGTPRLKETPHVDFGDPLSYMQIRRNRASNLFGTVRNNNTKNHQGFDYYALEGTEVYAVANGEVVCIVDPPLGDYGKQIIIKIDNSNYYAFYAHLSQIYVKKRDPVEKGDTIGKTGITGNAKTFRGLDQHLHFECRTAAILGKGLDGRLSPNNIVLTKFYSQDPKSKMQSSLGVYKVDKNNKKTKMDCIL
- a CDS encoding DUF4280 domain-containing protein, yielding MERKVNKSSIMATASVDDMQQEEKKRKWQDPNEDVKYVCDGGKVQCKYCSSPVAPIRVTTESVMLQDKPWATVGDNNGQVNFGFTGLCTHPKWGNNKPSCKSVIKLGQWQDFSETIIGNHNALLVKSTIPCLISGEKLKIVHSGQTATLDVVNPLDKRKVLEDAYWIDGDEVRRDIPLNTIVGLYIKARNVYVGEEVHLIIKDGRGQEKPYNGKVINENTIFIDNFMISSDKK